One window of Pleurodeles waltl isolate 20211129_DDA chromosome 3_1, aPleWal1.hap1.20221129, whole genome shotgun sequence genomic DNA carries:
- the MPZL3 gene encoding myelin protein zero-like protein 3 isoform X1: MELRSLLLLLLAGVSRVLSVTVKMDSEVFGVIGGQAKLPCSFKSDFAISEKVTVDWKYKPQNGGPLEMILHYQGEAYPTTTGIFKGRILWKGSIPWKDASIAVEGLTLQDNGTFYCTVKNPPDVFSNLPHTVFTVTEKSIFFQLSETTLLSILVFAPSTVVVVLLLVRMGRKNGVLGTRRKSVKKSSIEVSKETGMDRKPGCLMRMCLGCANCIDDSDDEQHVPER; the protein is encoded by the exons CAGGTGTATCTAGAGTTCTCTCTGTGACTGTCAAGATGGATTCTGAAGTGTTCGGAGTTATTGGGGGTCAGGCAAAACTTCCGTGCAGCTTTAAGTCTGACTTTGCGATCTCTGAGAAGGTGACTGTGGACTGGAAGTACAAGCCACAGAATGGAGGTCCCCTGGAGATG ATTTTGCATTACCAGGGTGAAGCATATCCGACAACCACTGGCATCTTTAAGGGCCGCATCTTGTGGAAGGGGAGCATACCTTGGAAAGATGCTTCTATTGCCGTTGAAGGCCTGACCCTACAAGACAATGGGACCTTCTATTGCACCGTCAAAAATCCCCCCgacgtcttcagcaaccttccaCACACAGTGTTCACAGTGACTGAGAAAA GCATCTTTTTTCAACTCTCTGAAACTACACTCTTGTCTATCCTGGTGTTTGCACCATCAACggtcgtggtggtgctgctgctggtgagaaTGGGGAGGAAGAATGGTGTTCTTGGAACGCGAAGGAAGAGCGTCAAGAAGTCTTCCATCGAAGTCTCCAAAGA GACCGGCATGGACAGGAAGCCCGGATGCCTGATGCGCATGTGCCTGGGATGTGCCAACTGCATTGAT GACTCAGATGACGAGCAACATGTTCCAGAGCGCTGA
- the MPZL3 gene encoding myelin protein zero-like protein 3 isoform X2, giving the protein MELRSLLLLLLGVSRVLSVTVKMDSEVFGVIGGQAKLPCSFKSDFAISEKVTVDWKYKPQNGGPLEMILHYQGEAYPTTTGIFKGRILWKGSIPWKDASIAVEGLTLQDNGTFYCTVKNPPDVFSNLPHTVFTVTEKSIFFQLSETTLLSILVFAPSTVVVVLLLVRMGRKNGVLGTRRKSVKKSSIEVSKETGMDRKPGCLMRMCLGCANCIDDSDDEQHVPER; this is encoded by the exons GTGTATCTAGAGTTCTCTCTGTGACTGTCAAGATGGATTCTGAAGTGTTCGGAGTTATTGGGGGTCAGGCAAAACTTCCGTGCAGCTTTAAGTCTGACTTTGCGATCTCTGAGAAGGTGACTGTGGACTGGAAGTACAAGCCACAGAATGGAGGTCCCCTGGAGATG ATTTTGCATTACCAGGGTGAAGCATATCCGACAACCACTGGCATCTTTAAGGGCCGCATCTTGTGGAAGGGGAGCATACCTTGGAAAGATGCTTCTATTGCCGTTGAAGGCCTGACCCTACAAGACAATGGGACCTTCTATTGCACCGTCAAAAATCCCCCCgacgtcttcagcaaccttccaCACACAGTGTTCACAGTGACTGAGAAAA GCATCTTTTTTCAACTCTCTGAAACTACACTCTTGTCTATCCTGGTGTTTGCACCATCAACggtcgtggtggtgctgctgctggtgagaaTGGGGAGGAAGAATGGTGTTCTTGGAACGCGAAGGAAGAGCGTCAAGAAGTCTTCCATCGAAGTCTCCAAAGA GACCGGCATGGACAGGAAGCCCGGATGCCTGATGCGCATGTGCCTGGGATGTGCCAACTGCATTGAT GACTCAGATGACGAGCAACATGTTCCAGAGCGCTGA